The genomic segment TGCCGCAAAAGTCCATTGCTTAATGCATCGCTCGTGCTTAGACGATAAGCACCTGTGAGCTTTGCGGCAATATAGTCCTCCGTTGTCATTACCTTTTTGATCGAAAGGAACATCGCCGGATCCTGCTTGATTGCCCACAAATATTTCGAGAGAATAAAACGAGGATCAATCCTCCCGACCACTTGCTCAGCACCCATCCTTTGCAATTGTTTCACTTGCTCCGTTGCCGCATTGCACTGCCAGCTTAAAGCGGGCAAGCAATAACCCCCCGACAACATGATAACCATATCATGCTGTCGCCAAGATAATGACGCGGCACCATCTTTTGCAAACCCATAGCCCATGCTTTGCAGCTTCTGTAAAACTGTTAAAAACATGGTTGGTAACAGTGCTAAGTCAAAAGCTGGCTGTTCATGCCACTTCATTCCTCCCAACATAAGTGTCGTAGCGAACACCTCTTCCCCATCGACAGTTCTCCCCACCACCGACAAGGCAGTGGTACTACCGTCGAACCCCATGTACTTAATGAGCTTTTGTTCACTCATGGTCGTGCCCTTTCCTTGTTTGATGAATGTTGTGATTTAAAGGTACAATTTTGATTTTATATGATTACAAAATCTAACCACGCTAAGCCGCGGGTGTCAATTATGTTCGTGGACTTGAACATTATGTGCGCAGGACTTGGAACGTGTATACTGGAGGTATGACTATCCTCCATGCCATTATTCTCTCCCTTGTCGAAGGCATTACGGAATTCTTGCCGGTGTCCTCTCTATAATATGAAAGAATCTCTTCGGATAAAACTTGGGTTCGCTTCGTATGATTTCAGCAATTCAGGATACGTGCTTATCTTCCAAAGCCTGCTTTTCCCTATTATCTTCACAAGTGCAGGAAGCCATCTGCGAATTAATCCTGATTCAATATGGGGATGGATTGTTGCGGTATCTTCTATCCTCGCCATTCTCATCTCTCCTTTTCTTGGTAAATACGCCGACCACCGAGGAAGACCTTTCATTTTTTCTCTTTTAGTTATTGCCGCCGGCAGCATCGCGGCACTCGTATCTGCATTTCTCACGTGGCATTTATTGCTGCTTGCCATTGGCTTTGTCATATTCAATACCCTGTTTGAATTATCCCAAACAATTTATGATTCCTTTCTCAAAAGACTGAGTACCGACAATGCCACCACGACTTCGCTTTCCACATTTGCCTGGGGATTCGGATATCTAGGAGGAGCATTGTGTGCGGTGTTGTATCTGATACTAGAAAAAATAAACGTCACCCCTTCAGCCATGCTGTTCTGGTTTGCAGTTCTCTTTACTATACTTTCACTTCCTTCGCTGCGATTCTTCACCCGCCGTGATAGAGCGGTGACACCTATGCACACTTTGCCCTTGAAACAAATACTGAAGCCAACAATGCCTCTCCCATGGCGACACTTGTTGATTTATTGGATCATTGCCGACTGCGTCGCGGCAATTATGTATTTTTCTCCCTTATACATGCATAAGGAAATTGGCATGGATACTAGTACGATCGGAGCGCTATTGCTCGGTACACAAATAATAGCGTTCCCTTTAACAATAGTAGCTGGCCACGTAGCCAATAAAATAGGTGCGGTGAAAATGATACAGATGAATTTAATTATTTGGCTCTTCATATTGCTCGATTTATTCTTTGCAAAATCGCTTACTCATATACTCATCATAGTACTTCCTTTTGCATTCGTGATCGGTTCCACGCAAGCAATACTTCGCTCACATTATGCCATGCACGTAGGACCGGAAAAGGCAGCGGAAGGTTTTGGTTTTTATGCGATCGCCCAGAAATCTGCCGCAGTACTCTCGCCCGTTCTTACCTCAATTATTATCATGCTTACGGGAGAGATTCGATTTGCATTTATTGCCCTCACGATTCTCTTGGTGGCAGCCTTTTTTCTTTCAACGCATTTACCCAAAATACCAAATAACAACAGTGGCTTAGTATGACCCTCCTCCACTCCCTCATCCTCTCCCTTGTCGAAGGCATTACGGAATTTTTGCCGGTGTCTTCGACCGGGCATCTGATTGTGGCGGCAAAATTGTTAGGCTTAGAGACGACTGTATTCAACACCAGTTTTGAAATTTTTATCCAGCTCGGCGCGATTTTGGCGGTCGTGGCGCTCTATGGAAAATCGTTTCTGCGGGACCGCGCCGCATGGCAGCGGGTGGCAGCGGCGTTTGTGCCGACCGCACTCATAGGGCTTGCGCTCTTTAAGATCATTAAGGAAACACTGCTCACTGACCCGCGCATAACCGTGTGGGCGCTGGGGATTGGCGGTGTCGCGCTCATACTCTTTGAATGGTGGCATGCGCGACGACCGCAAGAAGCTCGTGCCGAAACGGTTGCACAACTAAGCTGGCAAAAGGCAATGGTGGTAGGACTATTCCAATCATTATCAATCGTGCCTGGCGTGTCGCGTGCTGCCGCGACCATCATCGGCGGACTGGTGATGGGATGGAATAGAAAAACCGCAGTTGAATTTTCATTTCTTCTTGCCGCGCCTACCATGCTTGCCGCGAGCGGATTGGATTTGTTGAAATCAGGTACTTCATTTTCAGGGCAAGAATTGTCTCTGCTTGCGGCAGGGTTTATCTGCTCGTTTAGCGTAGCCTTGGTGGTAGTCAAATGGTTCGTGCGCTTCATAGCGCGCCATACGTTTATACCCTTCGGGGTGTATCGGATTCTCGCGGCGCTCGCGTTTGTCTGGGCGATGTGGTAAGCTTGAAGTATTAGAAAATTTCTCTGGATAAGACTAATTTTAATAGTAAATAATATGGACGAAATTAGTGGTTTCGAACGAGGCGCATCGAGTGCCTGGAAAATTATTAGAGAAGAAAATAATTACTATCTCCTTTTCCCACTAGATTATCTAGCACAGTTTAGTAGTGAGCCTGAAGGTACCGATCAAGCTAATAAAGAATTTAAAAGTTTGGTGAATAGAGACCCTCCTCTAACGTGTCGAGATGCGGCTGGATACAAAATCGAAATTACGAAAGAGGAAGCAGGGGAATTATTAATAGATCATAATAATTAAGGACGCGGTTTTCGCCATTCTTATCAATCCGATATTATTTTTTACGCTCATGATGTGGCTACTACTTCTCACCTGAGTATGAATAAAAAAACGCCATACGATAGCGCATGAATTTAAAGACGAAGCCGTTGAATGTATATAAAAATTATTCGAGCGTGAGGAGTAAATACATGAGCCCCATGCCACAGAGGAACGAGAAGAGCTGAATAAACGATTTTTTTATATTTACCTCTTTGTGGAGTTCGGGGATGAGGTCCGCGGTCGCGATATAGATGAAACCCCCTGCGGTGAGCGCAAGAAGGAATGGAACGACCCCTTCAAATCGTGCGCTTGCCCATACCGCAAGCAGCGTGCCCAAGACCGCAGTAAGGGCAGAAAAAAAATTATAAAGGAGCGCTTTCCTTCTCGTAAACCCGCTATGGATAAGGATCGCAAAATCCCCTATTTCCTGCGGAATCTCATGGAAGATGACTGCGAGCGTAGTCGCAATGCCCAATTCAGCGCTCACCAGATAGGAAGAGCCAATAATCAGCCCGTCGATAAAATTGTGGAACCCGTCGCCGACCAGGTTAAGCATGCCGACCGGGTGCTTCTCTTCCTCGCTCACATGGTGATAATGGTGCCATTGGATAAACTGCTCTAAACAATAGAAAAGTACGATCGAAATAAGTAAATAGATTGATATCGTAGTACTCCATCCGTGCTCTGCTACAATTTCAGGGAGGATATGAAGGAACGCATCGCCTAAGAGCGTGCCTGCCGCAAAGCTAATGAGAATAAAAATAACTTTTTTCAAACGCTCGGTATTGACCGAGATCGCAAAGAGCCCAACAAAAGAGACAAGGCTCACCGCAAGGACGCTGACCAAGGGATAGAGAAAAGACATAGGTTATGATATATTACTGGCTCAATCAGTATAGCTCGTTACTATAATAATACAACGTCTCGTCTTGCCGGTGAGATTTATATTTTACCGGCAGTATAGTGCAATAAAACTGCTGCATAATAATGCAGGAAAAGATGAAGAAAGAAATTATTATTGGAATAATGGGTAGTATAGTAGTGCTCGCCGGAGCAGGATGCTACATAGCACAATACCAGCGCCAAATACGCTTTTATGAGCCTATATCTCACCTCGAAAAATACACCGCATCGCCGCCCTTATCACCACCATGCTCATTTTGAGCCCGTGGTTTGCCATCGCACTCACTGTTATGGCTGTGACAGGATTATATATGTACTTTTATCCGCTCGTGAGGCGAAAAAAAATCCAAGATAATACTACACCCAACCAAAACGACAACGACCAGCCATAAATCTGGCATATTGATCACCTCCGCATACAACAACGCCTCCCCAAAAGGGGAGGTGTTTTGTGGGGTGCCCGAGCGGATTTGAACCGCCTCTAGAGGCTCCACAGACCTCTGTGCTAACCATTACACCACGGGCACCATACGAATTGATATTCAATTTTTATTTAACGTTAATCTTCTTGCATAACCCCAGTCAATACCGAGCACTTTGCCTATCTTACGGTATGAATAATCTTTATTTCTTAATTCCAATGCTCTCTTTTTTCTATATTCTGCCAACTTGAGTCTCGCGTCTTGGCGGTCTACTAGTGGCTGAATTGCTTTTAATGCTTTGAAGACATGCTCCTTTTTTACATGCACAAACGGCTTTACCTGTTGGAGAAACAGTTTCACATCTTTTTGTTTAGCAATGTAAAAAAGCCAGTTATCCTTCCAATGCGCTTTCCGTTTTGTGACCACTGCAATATGACCTGTCCCAATGAAATCTTGAATTTTTTGTAACACCCTAAGATGGGTCTGTGGAATATGAATACGGAACCCTTTACCATTGTGGGTCACTGAGCCTTCTCCATCAAAAAAACCTGCTATATAATTCCAACTCATCATACAATTTAAAGTATAGAAGAATTGTGGAGTACTGTGTATGCTGATTGTATATATTTGTCCACATCTCATTATACCCCGATGAGGAATCGCCTCGTCATCCCATGGGGTCCATCTTAGACAGAAGTCTTTCTAATTATTTATTGTACGATTTTGTGTTATTCAGGATACCACGCAGGATTACTCGCGACAAATAAAGTAAATTATCCTTCCCAATAATATTGCTCTCCCGCGGAAATAAGCACCATATCTCCCTCAGTCAATTTGATTGACATACTCCCGGAAGTTATTGTTCCAGAATCCGCCATTATGTATGCAAGCTCTTGGCAGTGTTCATTTAGTGCATTACCAGATTCAGGATAATGTCCATTGATAGTGACAAGCGCACCGTTCAAATAATCATCTCCAATAGGATATTCGCGGGCTACACAATGCTCGCTGTTTTTATGCTCAATGGATTCTTGCCGTTTGAGTATTTGCATACGATTATACAAATACCCCCGCGAGGAATTGAACCTCGATCAAGGGATTAGAAATCCCCTATTCCCAGCCTGCCATCGCCTCTGCCCCCGCAAGGAATCGAACCTTGATTTAGAGCTTAGAAGGCTCCCGTTCTATCCGTTGAACTACGGAGGCTCAGGCTATGGCGGGCAGGTATCCGTTGTCCGCCTCCATTATTTTAAATAATTCTGGCGGATCCGCCGAAACTACCATGAATAAGTGGAGGCGGAAACTACGGGGGCGTAGTTGCGTACTAAACCTAAATTTCTAACGAAAAATCGTTATGAAACTCATTGAAGATACCAATTAAAATTGTTTGCGTCAATGTGACGAATGGCCACTTCCCGCCTCTTCGGCGGGTCGCCGATGAGGCGACTCCCTCGTCTTCCCATGAAACGCGTCATAGACTTCTTTCAAATGTTTATCCGTGACATGGGTGTAAATCTGCGTGGTGGTGATGGACGCGTGCCCCAAGAGCTCCTGCACAGCGCGAAGGTCTGCGCCGGACCGCAAAAGATCCGTACCGAAAGAATGGCGGAGCGTGTGGGGAGAGACGTGCTTCATAATGCCTGTCTCGCGCGCATAACGGCTGACCAAGCGCTCCACGCTGCGCGGCGTCATTCCCATGCGCTCGCCTTTTTTCTTCGCATCCGAGGTGGCGGATGCGCGGTCGTGGCGGACAAAGAGATACGAGGAAAGGTCACGGCGTTTCGTAAGGTATGCCGCGAGCGCCGTACGCGCTTCCGGCGAAAGGAACACCACGCGGAGCTTCCCGCCCTTGCCACGCACCGTGAGGTCATTGCGCCTCTCAGGGATATCCCCTTTTTTAAGCGCACACAGTTCCGATACGCGCAAACCGGTGGAAAACAGCGTCTCCAAAATCGCCTTATCGCGCACACGCACCAATTCCTGCGCCGCGCCTTGCATGGGTGCATCGAGGAATCGCGCGAGCTCTTCGCCCTCAAGAAACGATACCTGCCGCTCCGGAGTGCGCGCGAGCTCTATCTTTTCCGGGGCAAGGGTGGGCACATCCCGCCGCGCGAGATACTTTAAAAATGCGCGCAGCGCAATAAGGTGGTAATTCTGCGTCGTGCGCTTTAAAGGGGCATCCTGCCCATCGCTTAATCGATTGAGCCACAACCGGTAACGGCGGACCAGATCAAGGGTGATGTCGTATGGCTCTGGATCCTGCGCCCATGCGGCAAAACGCTTTAAATAAAAACGGTAATTTTTTACCGTCATCTTAGACCGCCCCTTCTCCACCTCAAGATCCACCATGTATTCGTCGATGTAGTGAGAGATTGTTTTCATACGGTAATTATATTATACGACACTAAATACAAAAAAAACAGTGGGCCAAGTTCTCCAGAGAATGTTATACTTATATAAACGCTATGACTGAAACTCACGCTCCCCTCTCCCATATGAGTCCTTACCAAAAAGTACGGGATTTTATTTTGTGGCCTGCCGTGCATGGCCGCATACAAACAAAAATACTGCTTATCGCGTGCGTAGTAATAGTACTCGGCGCGGGTGGCGGCGCATGGTACGCGCATGCGGCGCGCGAGCCTGCGCGCCTGCTCCAACAAGCAGGGAACAAATTCCTCGCGCTCCCCGCGTATCATTATGAAATAAACGCCATTATCCCCCTTAATATACCCACTGCCTACGGAAACGATGGGCCTGCCATCCTTGCGCTACACGTAAAAGGAGATAGGGACAGGATATATAAACGCTCCACTTCAATGTATACCTACTCAATAACCGCGCCCGAGGGAGAGGTCACTGAAGCGGGGGAAGTATCAATAAAAAGCATCGATGAAGAACGGTACCTATTATTTAAAAATGCACGCGGTACGCATACGCCTCTCCAAGCCTTTGAAGGAATGGGATGGGTCAAATTTGACGCCCGCAAGTGGTATGAGAGCGAGCAGTTCCAGACGCTTGCGCGCTCCATGAGCCTGATCAATCCTGAACAAAAATCGAATGCTACCCGCTCGCCATCGCAACAATCCACTGCAATGGCACTCACGGCGCTGCTCACCAACCCCAAAACGTATACCTTGCGCGATGCGCCTTCTTGGTGGCAGTTATATCGAAAAACATCGCCACTCTCTTATTCATTCATTATCAATACGCCAGAGCTGCGGCAGATCACCTCGCTCATCACCCGCATCATTAAAGATTCATTGCCCTTGCCCATCGGAAATAATGAAAACGCAGTTGACTATGCGGATTCCGTCACAGGTGAAGTATGGATTGACTCGCGCGCAAAGGATGTCACACAGCTGAAAATGCGGATTGAGCCGCTTCCTTCTCTGCCCTATGGCCCATTCTCCATCGGCGCCATCGATATCAAAGGCGCCTTCGCCTCTGCCGCCCAAACGCTCGCATGGGATACCCCTGTGGAATCCGTGGCATTCGAGCACATATTCACGACCCTCATGAATGAATGGTTCGCGGGCAGCTCTATTGACATCACCGCGCCAGTGCAGGAAAGTGCGCAGGACACCGACGGAGACGGGCTGATAGATTATGTGGAATTCATGCATTATCAGACAGATCACCTGAACGAAGATACTGACGGCGACGGGTATGACGACGGCACGGAAATACGAAACGGATATGATCCGCTTATTCCTTACCTTTAATACGAACCGCGTCTATTCGTTTCGTACGCCGCCTGCCGCGAACGCGAGCGAGTCAATGAACAGTCACTGCTCATAGTACGCGCTCACTTAAGGGGCATTGCAATCCTTGCGATTCAGCCCCCCTCTTGCATCTCCCCCCTGCAAAGGGGGAGACAACGATACCATGTCCTCCCCCTCTTAAAGGGGGAGGTGTGGAGGGGGTGTCATGGCCAAGTGAGCACGTACTGCTCATATACTTGCTTTCCCTGCGGTAATATGCTACATTCTTAATCGCTTATTACTAGGGCGACAAGCTGGGCGTATCGTAACAAGAGCACACGAACGACTCGGTTGCCGCGACAGAAAGGGCCACTATGCTCACGAAAAAAAAGAAGGACGCGGTGATAAAGAAATTCCGCACTCACGAACACGATACCGGCTCCCCAGAGGTGCAAATCGCGGTCCTCACGGAAGAAATGAAAGAGCTCTCTGAGCACTTGAAGCTTCACCGCCATGATTTTTCATCCCGCCGCGGCCTCTT from the Patescibacteria group bacterium genome contains:
- a CDS encoding MFS transporter, giving the protein MKESLRIKLGFASYDFSNSGYVLIFQSLLFPIIFTSAGSHLRINPDSIWGWIVAVSSILAILISPFLGKYADHRGRPFIFSLLVIAAGSIAALVSAFLTWHLLLLAIGFVIFNTLFELSQTIYDSFLKRLSTDNATTTSLSTFAWGFGYLGGALCAVLYLILEKINVTPSAMLFWFAVLFTILSLPSLRFFTRRDRAVTPMHTLPLKQILKPTMPLPWRHLLIYWIIADCVAAIMYFSPLYMHKEIGMDTSTIGALLLGTQIIAFPLTIVAGHVANKIGAVKMIQMNLIIWLFILLDLFFAKSLTHILIIVLPFAFVIGSTQAILRSHYAMHVGPEKAAEGFGFYAIAQKSAAVLSPVLTSIIIMLTGEIRFAFIALTILLVAAFFLSTHLPKIPNNNSGLV
- the uppP gene encoding undecaprenyl-diphosphatase UppP translates to MTLLHSLILSLVEGITEFLPVSSTGHLIVAAKLLGLETTVFNTSFEIFIQLGAILAVVALYGKSFLRDRAAWQRVAAAFVPTALIGLALFKIIKETLLTDPRITVWALGIGGVALILFEWWHARRPQEARAETVAQLSWQKAMVVGLFQSLSIVPGVSRAAATIIGGLVMGWNRKTAVEFSFLLAAPTMLAASGLDLLKSGTSFSGQELSLLAAGFICSFSVALVVVKWFVRFIARHTFIPFGVYRILAALAFVWAMW
- a CDS encoding ZIP family metal transporter is translated as MSFLYPLVSVLAVSLVSFVGLFAISVNTERLKKVIFILISFAAGTLLGDAFLHILPEIVAEHGWSTTISIYLLISIVLFYCLEQFIQWHHYHHVSEEEKHPVGMLNLVGDGFHNFIDGLIIGSSYLVSAELGIATTLAVIFHEIPQEIGDFAILIHSGFTRRKALLYNFFSALTAVLGTLLAVWASARFEGVVPFLLALTAGGFIYIATADLIPELHKEVNIKKSFIQLFSFLCGMGLMYLLLTLE
- a CDS encoding LAGLIDADG family homing endonuclease, with protein sequence MMSWNYIAGFFDGEGSVTHNGKGFRIHIPQTHLRVLQKIQDFIGTGHIAVVTKRKAHWKDNWLFYIAKQKDVKLFLQQVKPFVHVKKEHVFKALKAIQPLVDRQDARLKLAEYRKKRALELRNKDYSYRKIGKVLGIDWGYARRLTLNKN
- a CDS encoding cupin domain-containing protein: MQILKRQESIEHKNSEHCVAREYPIGDDYLNGALVTINGHYPESGNALNEHCQELAYIMADSGTITSGSMSIKLTEGDMVLISAGEQYYWEG
- the xerA gene encoding site-specific tyrosine recombinase/integron integrase; this encodes MKTISHYIDEYMVDLEVEKGRSKMTVKNYRFYLKRFAAWAQDPEPYDITLDLVRRYRLWLNRLSDGQDAPLKRTTQNYHLIALRAFLKYLARRDVPTLAPEKIELARTPERQVSFLEGEELARFLDAPMQGAAQELVRVRDKAILETLFSTGLRVSELCALKKGDIPERRNDLTVRGKGGKLRVVFLSPEARTALAAYLTKRRDLSSYLFVRHDRASATSDAKKKGERMGMTPRSVERLVSRYARETGIMKHVSPHTLRHSFGTDLLRSGADLRAVQELLGHASITTTQIYTHVTDKHLKEVYDAFHGKTRESPHRRPAEEAGSGHSSH